From a single Capsicum annuum cultivar UCD-10X-F1 chromosome 12, UCD10Xv1.1, whole genome shotgun sequence genomic region:
- the LOC124889803 gene encoding uncharacterized protein LOC124889803 isoform X1 → MVPSLSSLSTLDYESCQLGKHTRAIFSHSIESRSESIFSLVHSDIWGRSRVSSLLGFRYFVTFIDDFSRCTWVYLMKDRFELFFIFKGFCAEIQNQFGVSIRAFRSDNALEYLSFQFQEFMTYQGIIHQTSCPYTPQQNGIAERKNRHLIETAHALLIESHVPLRFWGDVVLVSCYLINRMPLSSIQNQVLYSILLPQSHLYFISPRVFGSTCFVHNLAPGKDNLAPRALKSIFLGYSRVQKGYRCYSSNLGRYLMSVDVTFFKYQPNYTSSDHLDISEVLPMPPVLPTPIFEEFTVSSPSPVAVPPLLTYHCRPRLVLVPVDSCHAPDAFPTANPPPHSLSVALQKGESTVGCCWVYAVKVGPDGQVDRLKARRVEDINKYLGLIIATLSLSWLK, encoded by the exons atggtgcctagtttgtctagtctatccacattagattatgagtcgtgtcaacttgggaaacacactCGTGCTATATTTTCACACAGTATTGAGAGTCGTTCAGaatctattttctcattagttcattctGATATTTGGGGTCGTAGTAGAGTCAGTTCACTCTTAGGATTTCGTTACTTTGttactttcattgatgatttttcaagatgtacttgggtttACTTGATGAAAGATCGTTTcgagttattttttatattcaaaggtttttgtgctgaaatacaaaatcaatttggtgtttctattcgtgcttttcgtagtgataatgccttagaatacttatccttCCAGTTTCAGGAGTTCATGACTTATCAAGGAATCATCCACCAGACATCATGCCCATACACTCCTCAGCAGAACGGTATagcagaaaggaaaaataggcatcTCATTGAGACTGCTCACGctcttctcattgaatcccatgttccGCTGCGTTTTTGGGGCGATGTAGTCCTCGTATCTTGTTATCTCATTAACAGAATGCCATTATCTTCAATCCAGAATCAGGTTCTCTATTCCATACTACTTCCTCAGTCACATCTCTACTTTATCTCCCCTCGTGTTTTTGGGAGcacatgttttgttcataacttagccccAGGAAAAGATAACTTAGCCCCTCGTGCTCTCAAATCTATCTTCCTGggttactctcgagttcaaaaagggtatcgATGCTATTCATCTAATCTGGGTCGCTATCTTATGTCCGTCGATGTCACATTCTTTAAATATCAACCTAACTATACATCCTCTGATCATCTTGATATCTCTGAGGTTTTACCCATGCCTCCGGTTTTACCCACCCCAATCTTTGAGGAATTTACGGTTTCTTCTCCATCTCCAGTTGCAGTGCCACCACTTTTGACTTATCATTGTCGCCCACGTCTAGTATTAGTCCCAGTTGATTCATGTCATGCGCCTGACGCTTTCCCTACTGCGAACCCGCCTCCTCATAGCCTAtcagttgcacttcaaaaag GTGAATCTACTGTTGGTTGCTGTTGGGTTTATGCAGTCAAAGTTGGTCCAGATGGTCAGGTTGATCGGCTGAAGGCTCGCCGTGTTGaggatataaataaatatttgggcttgattatagcGACACTTTCTCTCTCGTGGCTAAAATAG
- the LOC124889803 gene encoding uncharacterized protein LOC124889803 isoform X2 encodes MDASPQNAQPVCGEQVLELLNCTIESPYDKDKCQRLLDSLRQCVINKFQEFMTYQGIIHQTSCPYTPQQNGIAERKNRHLIETAHALLIESHVPLRFWGDVVLVSCYLINRMPLSSIQNQVLYSILLPQSHLYFISPRVFGSTCFVHNLAPGKDNLAPRALKSIFLGYSRVQKGYRCYSSNLGRYLMSVDVTFFKYQPNYTSSDHLDISEVLPMPPVLPTPIFEEFTVSSPSPVAVPPLLTYHCRPRLVLVPVDSCHAPDAFPTANPPPHSLSVALQKGESTVGCCWVYAVKVGPDGQVDRLKARRVEDINKYLGLIIATLSLSWLK; translated from the exons ATGGATGCCTCACCGCAAAATGCTCAACCGGTTTGTGGGGAACAAGTACTTGAACTTCTAAATTGCACCATTGAATCTCCTTATGATAAGGACAAATGTCAACGTTTGCTTGATTCACTGCGCCAATGTGTTATAAACAAG TTTCAGGAGTTCATGACTTATCAAGGAATCATCCACCAGACATCATGCCCATACACTCCTCAGCAGAACGGTATagcagaaaggaaaaataggcatcTCATTGAGACTGCTCACGctcttctcattgaatcccatgttccGCTGCGTTTTTGGGGCGATGTAGTCCTCGTATCTTGTTATCTCATTAACAGAATGCCATTATCTTCAATCCAGAATCAGGTTCTCTATTCCATACTACTTCCTCAGTCACATCTCTACTTTATCTCCCCTCGTGTTTTTGGGAGcacatgttttgttcataacttagccccAGGAAAAGATAACTTAGCCCCTCGTGCTCTCAAATCTATCTTCCTGggttactctcgagttcaaaaagggtatcgATGCTATTCATCTAATCTGGGTCGCTATCTTATGTCCGTCGATGTCACATTCTTTAAATATCAACCTAACTATACATCCTCTGATCATCTTGATATCTCTGAGGTTTTACCCATGCCTCCGGTTTTACCCACCCCAATCTTTGAGGAATTTACGGTTTCTTCTCCATCTCCAGTTGCAGTGCCACCACTTTTGACTTATCATTGTCGCCCACGTCTAGTATTAGTCCCAGTTGATTCATGTCATGCGCCTGACGCTTTCCCTACTGCGAACCCGCCTCCTCATAGCCTAtcagttgcacttcaaaaag GTGAATCTACTGTTGGTTGCTGTTGGGTTTATGCAGTCAAAGTTGGTCCAGATGGTCAGGTTGATCGGCTGAAGGCTCGCCGTGTTGaggatataaataaatatttgggcttgattatagcGACACTTTCTCTCTCGTGGCTAAAATAG